The Methanohalophilus levihalophilus genome has a segment encoding these proteins:
- a CDS encoding heavy metal translocating P-type ATPase — translation METVILHISGMSCKHCSDRIQKALSSLKGVKKADVSLEKNTAEVEFASTLVSVEMLEQAVQNAGYSVEDKEIAIATETENQPPKSESNNQPEAKKEISFDISGMTCSACVQRIEKGLLKMEGVKGAAVNFASEKASVNFDESQTSLQEMRKTVEKLGYGVRHDTVTFNIEGMTCSSCANNIERALLKQEGVIEATVNFSIGKAEATYDGSIVKPADLIRAIENIGYKATIASDVVIEDSEKDLREKEIRSQRINLITALILTFPLMLGAMQNMLRIDFLVPDIFANDIVQFSLATLALAFPGRQFFTGAFKGLRHGSADMNLLVAAGTGAAYIASTAATLFDLGAGYEQKYFDSAAMLITFILFGRYLEAKSRGKTSDAIRKLMGLQAKTARIIVDGEAKEVPVEEVQAGDIVEIRPGEKIPVDGVIVEGSSAVDESMITGESIPVEKVIDDVVIGATLNKTGSFQFRATKVGAETALSQIIKLVERAQTSKAPIQRLADVVAGHFILVVMSLALVSFFFWYFIGYWRFDVSTLTGVSSPFLFALLTAITVLVISCPCALGLATPVAIIVGTGMGAERGILIKSGESLEDTPKVDTIVFDKTGTLTTGKPKLTDVKPFSGIERRELLEAAASVENLSEHPLAEAIVNGAKEEKVSFEKVENFMAYSGRGVGGTWKGKEVLIGTRRFMDEKSIGITEVESSIDALENEGKTVMILAIENEIKGILAVADTLKEEVPEAVRSLTGMGIETVMLTGDNSKTANAIAKMGGIKRVLAEVLPADKAAEIKRLQEEGKKVAMVGDGINDAPALAQADVGIAMGAGVDVAVESADIVLIKNDVNDILNALSLSKLTMRKIKQNLFWAFGYNTIGIPIAAGILFPFVERVLISPAIAAAFMAMSSVSVMTNSLLMKRNKLRGR, via the coding sequence ATGGAAACTGTAATTCTCCACATATCGGGGATGAGCTGTAAACATTGCAGTGATCGCATTCAGAAAGCGCTTAGTTCCCTGAAAGGAGTTAAGAAAGCAGACGTAAGTCTGGAGAAAAATACTGCTGAAGTGGAATTTGCCTCGACTCTCGTATCAGTTGAAATGCTCGAACAGGCTGTTCAAAATGCCGGCTACTCTGTGGAAGATAAGGAGATAGCTATAGCTACTGAAACAGAGAATCAGCCTCCAAAAAGTGAGAGTAATAATCAGCCTGAAGCAAAAAAAGAGATTTCGTTTGATATATCTGGAATGACGTGTTCTGCCTGCGTCCAGAGGATAGAAAAGGGGCTCCTGAAAATGGAAGGTGTGAAAGGAGCTGCAGTTAATTTTGCATCAGAAAAAGCTTCAGTTAATTTTGATGAAAGCCAGACAAGTTTGCAGGAAATGAGAAAAACGGTCGAGAAGCTGGGTTATGGAGTTCGCCACGATACGGTTACATTTAACATAGAAGGAATGACTTGCAGCTCCTGTGCAAACAATATCGAAAGAGCCCTTCTAAAGCAAGAGGGCGTAATAGAAGCAACTGTCAATTTTTCTATTGGTAAAGCAGAAGCCACATATGATGGATCAATCGTAAAACCGGCAGATCTTATCCGTGCAATCGAGAACATAGGCTACAAAGCTACTATTGCGTCTGATGTTGTAATAGAGGATTCGGAAAAAGATCTTCGTGAAAAAGAAATTCGGAGTCAGCGAATTAATCTGATTACAGCACTTATTCTTACATTTCCCCTAATGCTCGGAGCCATGCAAAACATGCTCCGTATTGATTTTCTTGTCCCTGATATTTTTGCTAATGATATTGTACAGTTTTCACTGGCAACCCTTGCCCTTGCTTTCCCGGGAAGACAGTTTTTCACGGGAGCTTTCAAGGGACTGCGCCACGGATCTGCTGATATGAATCTGCTGGTAGCTGCAGGCACAGGTGCTGCATATATTGCAAGTACGGCAGCAACATTATTTGATCTCGGTGCCGGCTATGAGCAGAAATACTTCGATTCTGCTGCAATGCTTATTACCTTCATTCTTTTCGGACGCTACCTTGAAGCAAAAAGCAGAGGAAAAACATCGGACGCCATTCGTAAACTTATGGGCCTTCAGGCAAAAACCGCACGTATTATTGTGGATGGTGAAGCAAAAGAAGTTCCGGTGGAAGAAGTGCAGGCTGGTGATATCGTGGAAATCCGCCCAGGCGAGAAAATTCCGGTTGATGGCGTCATAGTGGAAGGAAGTTCTGCTGTTGATGAATCCATGATTACCGGTGAGAGCATTCCGGTTGAGAAAGTAATTGATGATGTAGTCATAGGAGCCACACTTAACAAAACCGGTTCATTTCAATTCAGAGCTACAAAAGTGGGAGCTGAAACTGCCCTCTCACAAATCATAAAGCTTGTTGAGAGAGCCCAGACCAGCAAGGCACCGATCCAGAGACTGGCTGATGTGGTAGCTGGTCACTTCATATTGGTTGTAATGTCCCTTGCCCTTGTGTCTTTCTTCTTCTGGTATTTTATTGGCTACTGGAGATTTGACGTATCCACACTTACAGGCGTGAGCAGTCCTTTCCTCTTTGCACTGCTCACGGCAATCACAGTGCTTGTGATTTCATGCCCTTGTGCCCTTGGACTTGCAACTCCGGTGGCCATCATAGTAGGAACAGGGATGGGAGCAGAACGTGGAATCCTGATTAAAAGCGGGGAAAGCCTCGAGGATACACCAAAAGTTGATACTATTGTCTTTGATAAGACTGGTACCCTGACTACAGGAAAACCAAAATTGACAGATGTTAAGCCTTTTTCAGGAATAGAGCGAAGAGAGCTTCTGGAAGCAGCGGCTTCTGTGGAAAACCTTTCCGAACATCCATTGGCAGAAGCTATTGTTAATGGTGCAAAAGAAGAAAAAGTGAGTTTTGAAAAGGTTGAAAATTTCATGGCGTATTCCGGGAGAGGCGTTGGTGGAACATGGAAAGGCAAAGAAGTGCTTATCGGAACACGTCGTTTCATGGATGAGAAATCAATTGGAATAACCGAGGTGGAATCTTCCATTGATGCCCTTGAAAATGAAGGTAAGACTGTAATGATACTTGCTATTGAAAACGAGATTAAGGGAATCCTGGCAGTTGCAGATACCCTTAAGGAAGAAGTACCTGAAGCAGTCCGATCTCTTACCGGGATGGGAATTGAAACAGTGATGCTTACCGGAGACAACAGTAAGACGGCTAATGCCATTGCGAAAATGGGTGGTATTAAAAGAGTGCTTGCGGAAGTCCTGCCCGCCGACAAGGCTGCCGAAATCAAACGCCTTCAGGAAGAAGGAAAAAAGGTTGCAATGGTCGGAGATGGTATCAATGATGCTCCTGCACTCGCACAGGCGGACGTGGGAATTGCAATGGGTGCCGGAGTAGATGTCGCAGTTGAATCTGCGGATATCGTACTCATTAAGAATGACGTTAATGATATTTTAAACGCTCTTTCCCTGAGTAAGTTGACGATGAGGAAAATCAAGCAGAATCTCTTCTGGGCTTTTGGATATAACACAATCGGCATTCCAATTGCTGCGGGAATCCTTTTCCCGTTTGTCGAAAGGGTATTGATAAGCCCTGCAATCGCCGCTGCTTTTATGGCAATGAGCTCCGTGTCAGTAATGACAAATTCCCTGCTGATGAAAAGAAATAAACTCAGGGGGCGTTGA
- the copZ gene encoding copper chaperone CopZ, translating to MEKIELKVKGMSCGHCKMAVENALKELEGVESASVNLEEGKADVEYDPSKTSVDSMKKAVIDAGYEA from the coding sequence ATGGAGAAAATTGAGTTGAAAGTTAAAGGTATGTCCTGCGGACATTGCAAAATGGCTGTTGAGAATGCCTTAAAGGAACTCGAGGGTGTGGAATCTGCATCAGTTAATCTTGAAGAAGGTAAAGCAGATGTGGAATACGATCCTTCCAAAACGTCTGTTGATTCCATGAAAAAGGCAGTTATTGATGCTGGTTATGAAGCATAA
- the nadA gene encoding quinolinate synthase NadA, which produces MQPIAEQIQDLKEELNAVILAHNYQRCEIQQMADFVGDSLGLSQQAVKQDADVIVFCGVDFMAESAAILSPDKTVLLPVKEAHCPMSAMAEAPALREAKAKHPDAAVVCYVNSSAAVKAESDICCTSSNAVEVVNSLDADEILFVPDMNLGNYVSRFTDKKIITWEGHCPVHHQMVAEDILLAKHEHPDAEVLVHPECRAEVIDLADAALSTSGILKHVSESSSLEFIIGTENGMLCGLEAQNPDKMFYIASPFAVCVNMKMITPSILLESMEEMKHVVTVPEDLRTKAKLALDRMLAVV; this is translated from the coding sequence ATGCAACCGATAGCTGAACAGATTCAGGACCTCAAAGAAGAGTTAAATGCCGTTATACTTGCACATAATTACCAGCGATGTGAGATCCAGCAAATGGCTGATTTTGTAGGCGATTCACTGGGATTAAGCCAGCAGGCTGTTAAACAGGATGCAGATGTAATAGTCTTCTGTGGCGTTGATTTTATGGCAGAAAGCGCTGCAATCCTTTCGCCTGATAAAACCGTCCTCCTTCCTGTAAAGGAAGCACACTGTCCGATGTCAGCAATGGCTGAAGCTCCTGCTTTAAGGGAAGCTAAAGCCAAACATCCGGATGCTGCTGTCGTTTGCTATGTAAATTCCTCCGCGGCTGTCAAAGCGGAAAGTGATATTTGCTGCACTTCATCAAATGCAGTTGAAGTGGTTAATTCACTTGATGCTGACGAAATCCTTTTTGTTCCTGATATGAACCTCGGCAACTATGTCTCCAGGTTTACAGATAAGAAAATAATTACATGGGAAGGACACTGTCCGGTTCACCATCAAATGGTCGCAGAAGATATCCTTCTTGCAAAACACGAACACCCTGATGCCGAAGTTCTGGTTCATCCGGAATGTCGTGCAGAAGTCATTGACCTTGCAGATGCAGCTCTTAGCACATCAGGTATCCTGAAACATGTAAGTGAATCTTCTTCACTTGAATTTATCATAGGGACAGAAAACGGAATGCTCTGTGGGCTTGAAGCACAGAACCCGGATAAGATGTTCTACATTGCCTCTCCATTTGCTGTTTGTGTCAACATGAAAATGATCACACCTTCTATTCTTCTTGAATCAATGGAAGAGATGAAACATGTGGTCACAGTACCTGAGGATCTCAGGACAAAAGCAAAATTGGCTCTTGACAGGATGCTGGCAGTAGTCTAA
- a CDS encoding flavodoxin family protein translates to MPLKVLFLNCTLKRSPQVSNTRALIDKAVSLYGELDIESEIVRVVDHNVMFGVSSNEGPDDEWPVILEKIKTCDILIIASPIWFGVRSAVAQLVIERLDGTYEESNPETGQFPLYGKVGGVLVTGNEDGAHNVAAHTLFNLTHLGCTIPPNVDSYWVGPAGPGPSYLEAGGERHLYTNKTVRYMVHNTAFFAKLLKENPIPINLNQLIEEAKKESD, encoded by the coding sequence ATGCCACTTAAAGTTCTTTTTCTCAACTGCACACTGAAACGCTCGCCTCAAGTATCGAACACAAGAGCATTGATTGACAAAGCTGTATCCCTTTACGGGGAATTGGACATTGAAAGTGAAATCGTCCGTGTTGTTGATCATAATGTAATGTTCGGCGTTTCCTCCAATGAAGGTCCTGATGACGAGTGGCCTGTTATTCTGGAAAAGATAAAAACCTGTGATATTCTAATTATTGCTTCTCCAATATGGTTTGGAGTAAGATCTGCTGTTGCTCAACTTGTAATAGAAAGGCTTGACGGCACATACGAAGAGAGTAATCCTGAAACCGGTCAATTCCCACTTTATGGGAAGGTAGGCGGTGTATTGGTTACAGGCAATGAAGATGGTGCACATAACGTGGCAGCTCATACACTTTTTAATCTCACTCATTTAGGGTGCACAATACCTCCGAACGTAGATTCATACTGGGTTGGTCCTGCCGGCCCCGGTCCCAGCTATCTCGAAGCAGGTGGTGAACGCCATCTCTACACAAACAAGACTGTGAGATATATGGTGCACAACACAGCATTTTTCGCAAAGCTTCTAAAGGAAAATCCTATTCCAATTAATCTCAACCAGCTTATTGAAGAAGCAAAAAAAGAAAGTGACTAA
- a CDS encoding SufB/SufD family protein translates to MQAEESLRKRAEAALRKDAAFGENFELDEYEIAPSNLDYVEDLKDLDEQTQRTLLNAGVVPSGEGRIGSLVMVDNTITHNSVTDENIELMPLHFAQQKHEWLKDYLWNLVQVDADKYTALSYLENANGYFIRAPKGIHTQMPIQTCLMMGSHDVSQTVHNVVIVEENARLDVITGCTTGADVEKGLHLGISEMYVKKGGTLNFTMIHNWAEQIGVRPRTVIHLEEGATFINNYVSLKAVKSIQSYPTARLTGEGAFARFNTIAVAHPGSELDLGSRVIFDAPNTKAELISRTITTGGIITARGEMIGNAPQSKGHLECHGLVLSNEGTQRAIPILEANVDDIELSHEAAVGRIAREQVEYLMARGLTEEEAVGMIVRGFLDVGISGIPDELQRDIDNTIAQIGKNAM, encoded by the coding sequence ATGCAAGCTGAAGAATCTCTAAGGAAAAGAGCGGAAGCAGCCCTCCGCAAGGACGCTGCATTTGGGGAAAACTTTGAACTTGATGAGTACGAGATAGCTCCGTCAAATCTGGATTATGTTGAAGACCTAAAAGATCTGGATGAACAGACACAAAGAACTTTGCTTAATGCGGGAGTTGTCCCAAGCGGAGAGGGTCGTATCGGCAGTCTGGTCATGGTTGATAATACCATTACCCACAATTCCGTTACTGATGAAAATATTGAATTGATGCCACTTCATTTTGCCCAGCAAAAACATGAATGGCTCAAAGACTACCTATGGAATCTTGTGCAGGTGGATGCGGATAAATATACTGCACTGAGTTATCTCGAAAATGCCAACGGATACTTCATCCGGGCGCCAAAGGGAATCCATACGCAAATGCCAATCCAAACCTGTCTTATGATGGGCTCACATGACGTTTCCCAGACAGTACATAATGTTGTAATTGTCGAAGAAAATGCCCGTTTGGATGTTATCACCGGATGCACGACCGGTGCTGATGTTGAGAAAGGTCTTCACCTTGGCATATCCGAAATGTATGTCAAAAAGGGCGGAACCCTGAATTTTACTATGATTCATAACTGGGCAGAGCAAATTGGTGTCAGGCCACGCACTGTTATCCATCTTGAGGAAGGCGCCACTTTCATAAACAACTATGTGTCACTCAAAGCTGTCAAATCAATCCAGAGCTACCCTACAGCACGTCTTACCGGAGAAGGAGCTTTTGCACGCTTTAACACAATAGCAGTGGCACATCCAGGATCTGAACTGGACCTTGGGAGCCGTGTGATTTTTGACGCTCCAAATACGAAGGCTGAGCTGATTTCAAGGACAATAACCACAGGTGGCATAATAACTGCAAGAGGTGAAATGATTGGGAATGCCCCACAATCCAAAGGTCATCTTGAATGCCATGGGCTTGTCCTGAGTAATGAAGGCACACAACGTGCAATTCCAATTCTTGAAGCAAATGTGGATGACATCGAATTATCCCACGAGGCAGCAGTAGGACGTATTGCCCGAGAACAGGTGGAATACCTCATGGCACGTGGCCTTACCGAAGAAGAAGCGGTCGGAATGATAGTGCGTGGATTCCTTGATGTGGGAATCAGTGGTATTCCTGATGAGCTTCAGAGAGACATAGATAACACAATTGCCCAGATTGGGAAAAATGCAATGTGA
- a CDS encoding ABC transporter ATP-binding protein, translating into MLEVKDLTVEVGGRILLNGLNLKVEKGYTNVLFGPNGAGKSAFLRTLMGFSGYNIIKGQILFNGEDITHLSVDERAKRGLGIMTQRPPNMTGVKLKDLVKVVAKEKINVEETAESLDMLRFMERDVNVGFSGGEIKRSELLQLAAQKPCFFLLDEPESGVDLMSIEIVGKTINELIHGDCRCAGDRIEHGNSALIITHTGQIMDYIEADHAYILCNGTIMCSGNPRELLHDIKETGYEGCIKCKLKNL; encoded by the coding sequence ATGCTAGAAGTGAAAGATCTGACTGTTGAAGTAGGAGGCAGAATACTTCTCAACGGTTTAAATCTAAAAGTCGAGAAAGGATACACCAATGTTCTTTTTGGCCCGAATGGAGCGGGCAAATCTGCATTTCTCAGAACCCTGATGGGATTTAGTGGCTACAACATAATAAAGGGTCAGATTTTGTTCAATGGTGAAGATATTACACATCTTTCAGTTGATGAGAGAGCTAAACGCGGACTTGGAATAATGACCCAGAGACCACCGAATATGACTGGAGTCAAGCTCAAGGATCTCGTGAAAGTGGTAGCAAAAGAGAAAATAAACGTCGAGGAAACCGCAGAATCCCTGGATATGCTCAGGTTTATGGAAAGGGATGTCAATGTCGGATTTTCCGGTGGAGAGATTAAGCGTTCCGAATTGCTCCAGCTGGCTGCACAAAAACCATGTTTTTTCCTGCTTGATGAGCCGGAATCGGGCGTCGATCTCATGAGCATCGAGATTGTTGGTAAGACCATCAATGAGCTGATACATGGGGATTGTAGATGTGCCGGGGACCGAATTGAACACGGAAACTCCGCATTAATAATCACACATACCGGTCAAATTATGGATTATATTGAAGCAGACCACGCATATATACTCTGCAACGGTACAATAATGTGTTCAGGAAACCCAAGGGAATTGCTCCACGACATTAAAGAAACAGGTTATGAAGGGTGTATCAAATGCAAGCTGAAGAATCTCTAA
- a CDS encoding sensor histidine kinase: MTLENGEIKWHSIKGKVVEFDNNGSLSKIKGVVEDITKRKESEQLLSETLIREHAANKAKSEFIAEMSHELRTPLNSVIGFSQILDDEKFGSLNDQQHKYIKNISRSGKHLLALVNDLLDISKISAGKLKLDLIPVNINDVFSEANQLIYPLATEKKLDVKINFDNSLPFVLADKKKLRQVLYNLLSNAVKFTNTGGYIEIRARALNSLLRISVSDNGIGIPEEEQKRIFEPFEQAGVPSSTKAEGTGLGLTLVKNLIEMHGGNISVQSEPGRGSTFSFTIPISK; this comes from the coding sequence ATAACATTAGAAAATGGTGAAATAAAATGGCATTCCATCAAAGGAAAAGTTGTTGAGTTCGATAACAACGGTTCCTTATCCAAAATTAAAGGAGTAGTAGAAGACATAACAAAAAGAAAAGAATCTGAACAACTCCTTTCTGAAACATTAATCAGAGAACATGCAGCAAATAAAGCGAAGAGTGAGTTTATTGCTGAAATGAGCCATGAGCTTCGCACGCCTCTGAATTCAGTAATCGGTTTTTCCCAGATACTTGATGATGAAAAGTTTGGTTCTCTTAATGATCAGCAACATAAGTATATTAAAAATATTTCAAGAAGTGGAAAACACCTTCTTGCCCTGGTCAATGATCTCCTGGATATTTCCAAAATAAGTGCTGGTAAGCTTAAACTTGACCTGATTCCTGTCAATATTAACGATGTTTTCTCAGAGGCCAACCAACTGATTTATCCTCTTGCAACTGAGAAAAAACTTGATGTCAAGATCAACTTCGATAATTCCCTGCCATTTGTTCTAGCAGATAAGAAAAAACTCAGACAGGTGTTATACAACCTCCTTAGCAATGCAGTAAAATTCACAAATACTGGAGGATATATTGAAATAAGAGCAAGAGCCCTGAATAGTCTCCTCCGGATATCAGTTTCAGATAATGGCATAGGAATCCCCGAAGAAGAACAAAAAAGGATTTTTGAGCCCTTTGAGCAGGCAGGAGTGCCTTCTTCCACCAAAGCGGAAGGAACGGGATTAGGCCTTACCCTTGTTAAAAATCTGATAGAAATGCATGGAGGAAACATATCTGTACAAAGTGAGCCTGGCAGAGGCAGCACATTTAGCTTTACAATTCCAATTTCCAAATAA
- a CDS encoding DUF2551 domain-containing protein, which produces MTSIRSKIKARLKKFVELDVSGLRRHVLSLILNLKQSTVDELHGAISKEFEVSRSAVASMVGYIHSRLGILRSHKESYKTPIVYSLKEEYIDLIQNVLASKEPVSA; this is translated from the coding sequence ATGACATCAATAAGATCCAAGATAAAAGCGCGCCTTAAGAAATTTGTTGAACTTGACGTTAGTGGGTTGCGTAGACACGTTTTATCTCTTATTTTGAATTTAAAGCAGTCCACAGTTGATGAACTCCACGGAGCCATCAGCAAAGAATTTGAAGTTTCACGCAGTGCAGTGGCCTCCATGGTAGGTTACATACACTCAAGACTTGGAATTCTTCGCTCCCATAAGGAATCCTACAAGACTCCAATCGTATATTCCCTTAAGGAAGAATATATCGATTTAATTCAAAATGTATTGGCATCAAAAGAGCCGGTTTCTGCCTGA
- the msrA gene encoding peptide-methionine (S)-S-oxide reductase MsrA, producing MSEPDLSGSKYQIATFAAGCFWGVESAFRKVEGVVSTTVGYTGGSTQNPSYQDVSTGKTGHAESIRIVFDPEKVSYKQLLDVFWSIHDPTTSNRQGPDIGSQYRSVIFYHDALQEKEAIESRDTLLQSGKHGSKIVTEIVSASDFFPAEEYHQQYFEKAGYL from the coding sequence ATGTCAGAACCAGATCTTTCAGGATCAAAATATCAGATTGCAACTTTTGCTGCAGGATGTTTTTGGGGTGTAGAATCCGCATTTCGTAAGGTTGAAGGCGTTGTCTCAACAACAGTTGGATACACTGGCGGAAGCACGCAAAATCCTTCGTATCAGGATGTAAGTACAGGAAAAACAGGCCATGCTGAATCTATAAGGATTGTTTTTGACCCTGAAAAAGTGAGTTATAAACAATTATTGGACGTGTTTTGGAGCATTCACGACCCGACAACTTCCAATCGACAGGGACCTGATATTGGCAGTCAGTACAGATCTGTCATATTCTATCATGACGCATTACAGGAAAAAGAGGCTATTGAATCAAGAGATACTTTATTGCAATCCGGGAAACATGGATCCAAAATAGTGACTGAAATTGTTTCGGCATCGGATTTTTTCCCTGCTGAAGAGTATCACCAACAATATTTCGAAAAAGCCGGATATTTATGA
- a CDS encoding DUF2115 domain-containing protein: MSKSEDEGLYGAADNETLLKGLKHQASRFSMFDIIKIRAYMIDNVKHLPEKYQKTYSVDLFEYLYRTLHEIKDAEISDSKVSLDRDKLKETNACIDKLAANAKHDEVMFTNFLRTVALYLIFIGNKPIHPRGMQFPGGLKIIFRDNGYYCPAKEKQSEIEMALCKFCICKDLNEIE; encoded by the coding sequence ATGAGCAAAAGTGAGGATGAGGGGCTTTATGGTGCTGCCGATAACGAGACTCTTCTTAAGGGGTTGAAACATCAGGCTTCTCGCTTTAGCATGTTTGATATTATAAAAATAAGGGCCTACATGATTGACAATGTTAAGCATCTGCCTGAAAAATATCAAAAAACCTATTCAGTAGACCTATTTGAGTATCTTTATCGAACATTGCATGAGATAAAGGATGCTGAAATCTCCGACTCAAAAGTGAGTCTTGATCGGGATAAACTAAAAGAAACCAATGCATGTATTGATAAGTTAGCTGCCAACGCAAAACATGATGAAGTAATGTTTACGAACTTTCTCCGGACTGTAGCCCTGTATCTGATCTTCATTGGAAACAAGCCAATTCACCCTCGGGGCATGCAGTTTCCTGGGGGATTGAAAATCATTTTCCGGGATAATGGATATTACTGCCCGGCTAAAGAAAAGCAAAGTGAAATAGAAATGGCCTTGTGCAAATTCTGCATTTGCAAAGACCTTAATGAAATTGAGTGA
- a CDS encoding nuclear transport factor 2 family protein, with translation MSEILETARQFYEACETGKGWEGCKKYCHPDAAFSAQTAVLEGIDTVEGYTNWMKDLLTPLPDGHYELLFFAEDEERNSVAACAIFHGTQTGPGGPVPPTGRAAAADYTYLMKFEGNLIKHMTKIWNDTITLQQIGWA, from the coding sequence ATGAGCGAAATATTAGAAACTGCCAGACAGTTTTACGAAGCATGTGAAACCGGAAAGGGCTGGGAGGGTTGCAAGAAATATTGCCATCCAGATGCAGCATTCTCAGCCCAGACCGCAGTGCTTGAGGGAATAGACACAGTTGAAGGCTATACTAATTGGATGAAAGATTTGCTGACACCATTACCAGACGGCCATTATGAACTGCTCTTCTTTGCGGAGGATGAAGAACGAAACAGCGTTGCGGCATGTGCCATATTCCATGGAACACAAACAGGTCCCGGAGGTCCTGTACCACCAACCGGAAGAGCTGCTGCAGCAGATTATACCTATTTAATGAAATTTGAAGGGAATTTAATCAAACATATGACTAAAATATGGAACGATACAATTACCCTTCAACAAATCGGCTGGGCCTAA
- the bcp gene encoding thioredoxin-dependent thiol peroxidase: MSKSSIIEGQEAPEFCLPDQDGDQVCLNDFNGKWVVLYFYPKDNTQGCTLEAMAFTGLENKFKERNAVILGVSKDSTASHQRFREKKELTITLLSDEKVEVNKLYDVWQLKKMAGKEYMGTVRTTFLIDPDGKVANVWNKVRAKGHAEDVLETLIDVSGN, encoded by the coding sequence ATGAGTAAATCTTCAATAATAGAAGGACAGGAAGCTCCGGAATTCTGTCTTCCGGACCAGGATGGAGACCAGGTTTGCCTGAATGATTTCAATGGTAAATGGGTTGTTTTGTATTTTTATCCCAAAGACAATACGCAGGGATGCACACTTGAAGCAATGGCATTCACAGGCCTTGAAAACAAATTCAAGGAAAGGAACGCAGTAATCTTAGGAGTAAGCAAGGACAGCACTGCTTCACACCAGCGCTTCCGCGAAAAGAAAGAACTCACCATTACATTACTTTCGGATGAGAAAGTCGAAGTTAACAAACTCTATGATGTCTGGCAGCTAAAAAAGATGGCCGGAAAAGAGTACATGGGAACCGTGAGGACAACTTTCCTTATTGATCCAGATGGCAAGGTAGCAAATGTATGGAACAAAGTGAGAGCAAAGGGTCATGCAGAAGATGTTCTTGAGACTTTAATTGATGTGTCAGGTAATTAA
- a CDS encoding ACT domain-containing protein, with translation MASTRFIITVIGIDKVGIVAKVTGIMAEHSVNIVDISQTIMEDLFTMIMLAEAREENFDLKGFQTAMQKTGEELGVDIRVQNEDAFRFMHRI, from the coding sequence ATGGCATCCACACGATTCATTATTACTGTCATAGGTATCGACAAAGTAGGTATTGTAGCAAAAGTAACCGGAATAATGGCAGAACACAGCGTTAATATCGTGGATATCAGCCAGACAATTATGGAGGATCTTTTTACCATGATAATGCTGGCCGAAGCCAGGGAAGAAAACTTTGACTTAAAAGGATTCCAGACGGCCATGCAAAAAACAGGCGAAGAACTTGGTGTTGATATTCGGGTTCAGAATGAAGATGCATTCAGGTTCATGCACAGGATCTAA